One region of bacterium genomic DNA includes:
- a CDS encoding efflux RND transporter periplasmic adaptor subunit, translated as MKNKIRLFSLIGITFVIVLAFSINKLTSEQKTNAGTASITADPTIAVKAHVIKPEKLSNRVLTTGTILANEEVELHTEISGRIMQIAFTEGSRVSKGQLLIKINDSELQAQLERAESRRKLAETNENRQRQLLEKNAISQGEYDVTLNELNIVKADIDLIKAQIEKTELRAPFDGVIGLKYVSEGSFITNSSQIARLQNLSGVKIDFSIPEKYSASVRIGNAISFKIQGSDKEYRGKIYAVEPKIDPVTRTVQLRAISFTSDDRVLPGAFANVELVLAEINDALLIPTQALVPELKGQKVYLFKNGEAVSQSVEIGMRTENQIQIVSGIQPNDTLITTGILQLRGGAPVKILEFE; from the coding sequence ATGAAAAATAAAATTCGTCTTTTTTCTTTAATTGGAATTACGTTTGTTATCGTTTTAGCTTTTTCAATCAACAAATTAACTTCCGAACAAAAAACTAACGCCGGAACAGCTTCCATTACTGCGGATCCGACGATCGCGGTGAAAGCGCACGTGATCAAACCGGAGAAACTCAGTAATCGCGTACTTACTACCGGAACGATTTTAGCTAACGAAGAAGTTGAACTGCACACCGAAATTTCGGGACGTATCATGCAAATCGCTTTTACGGAAGGTTCACGCGTCAGCAAAGGGCAATTACTGATCAAAATCAATGATTCTGAATTGCAAGCTCAATTAGAGCGTGCTGAATCACGTCGCAAATTGGCTGAAACTAATGAAAACAGGCAACGCCAGCTTCTCGAAAAAAACGCCATCAGCCAGGGTGAATACGACGTTACTCTTAATGAACTCAATATCGTCAAAGCCGATATCGATTTGATCAAAGCGCAAATTGAAAAAACAGAGTTGCGGGCGCCTTTTGACGGTGTGATCGGTTTGAAGTACGTCAGTGAAGGGAGCTTTATAACCAATTCGAGCCAGATTGCGCGTCTGCAAAATCTTTCGGGCGTAAAAATCGATTTTTCGATACCTGAAAAATATTCCGCATCGGTCAGGATCGGTAATGCGATTAGTTTCAAAATACAAGGAAGCGACAAAGAATACCGCGGTAAAATTTATGCCGTTGAACCAAAAATCGATCCGGTTACACGTACGGTTCAATTACGCGCGATTTCATTTACCAGCGATGACCGGGTTTTGCCCGGAGCGTTTGCGAACGTTGAATTAGTTCTTGCCGAGATCAATGATGCTTTATTGATTCCTACTCAGGCGTTGGTTCCTGAATTGAAAGGACAAAAAGTTTATTTGTTTAAAAACGGAGAGGCCGTCAGTCAAAGCGTTGAAATTGGTATGCGCACAGAAAATCAGATTCAAATCGTCAGCGGTATCCAGCCGAATGATACGCTGATTACAACCGGGATCTTACAATTGCGCGGCGGCGCTCCGGTTAAAATTCTGGAATTTGAGTAA
- a CDS encoding carboxymuconolactone decarboxylase family protein has protein sequence MGDRFKEFTEFRHKMNERILEQDNKVIKRFFSIDTLTYQEGVLDVKTKEMLGLVASLVLRCDDCISYHINKCKENGVTRDEMFEVLSVGLVVGGSIVIPHLRRAVAFLDEVEAVDIKGHSHDKG, from the coding sequence ATGGGCGATCGATTCAAAGAATTTACCGAATTTCGTCATAAAATGAACGAGCGCATTCTCGAACAAGACAACAAAGTTATCAAACGTTTTTTTTCGATCGATACTCTGACGTACCAGGAAGGTGTTCTCGACGTTAAAACAAAAGAGATGTTGGGTTTGGTTGCTTCCCTTGTATTGCGCTGTGATGATTGTATTTCCTATCATATTAATAAATGTAAGGAAAACGGTGTTACCCGCGATGAGATGTTCGAAGTGTTGAGCGTCGGATTGGTCGTCGGAGGTTCGATTGTTATTCCTCATTTACGCCGCGCGGTAGCATTCCTGGATGAAGTTGAAGCCGTGGATATTAAAGGCCACTCACATGACAAAGGTTAA